A region of Anopheles merus strain MAF chromosome 2R, AmerM5.1, whole genome shotgun sequence DNA encodes the following proteins:
- the LOC121603573 gene encoding uncharacterized protein LOC121603573, with amino-acid sequence MSDTEEDSTCSDSWPITEDWLIEVLKKHHEVRSGIKITDFKVKQGCQDGVNNLSDILSVSVVYEFEKDIEPGVSQCLDIVIKLLPQDPFSRYFVTEAQFDLREIKFYTSILPDLLAFQEQYIPKGVGSMVISVPTCFYTQYAPIGSNTTTSPSSPDSTESILVLEDMRSLGYKGANFTTGLTLGQTEGAIRAIVTIHALSLGLKIKKKVDLNEKYPFLFQTTRATESYQQLVEQGMPQLTKFLEHKPGFENELKALSKIRPKTKFLIETLLQPIEPMGLITHTDFWCNNLLFRSEPDEERTDSCTILDWQMVTYSRPTNDLALLLISSIPSNTRRQHTSRLLDLYYGALKSYCLKMDVDIEADLGYSRNKMECEYRQSLLLALLLCIGSVDIAIGNAAAEQRLLDVLRDFYEEGILSLEGYV; translated from the exons atgTCGGATACGGAGGAAGACTCTACATGCTCGGACAGTTGGCCGATCACGGAGGATTGGTTGATAGAAGTGCTGAAGAAGCATCACGAGGTGCGGTCTGGGATAAAAATTACCGACTTTAAAGTGAAACAGGGCTGCCAGGATGGGGTGAATAATTTAAGCGACATTCTATCCGTATCCGTGGTCTATGAATTTGAAAAAGATATCGAGCCAGGCGTTAGTCAATGCTTGGACATTGTGATAAAGCTGCTTCCACAGGATCCATTCAGTCGGTACTTCGTGACGGAGGCACAGTTCGATCTTAGGGAAATCAAATTTTATACCAGT ATTCTTCCAGATCTTCTGGCATTTCAAGAGCAGTATATCCCAAAGGGTGTCGGCAGTATGGTGATATCAGTGCCAACCTGTTTCTACACTCAGTATGCACCCATCGGCAGTAACACTACGACTTCGCCTAGCAGTCCAGACTCCACCGAGAGCATACTAGTATTGGAGGACATGCGGTCCCTCGGTTACAAAGGAGCTAATTTTACGACCGGTCTTACTCTTGGTCAAACGGAAGGAGCCATACGTGCCATCGTTACAATACACGCGCTCTCTCTTGGGCttaagataaaaaagaaagtagATCTGAACGAGAAGTATCCG TTTCTTTTTCAAACGACACGGGCAACGGAGAGCTACCAACAACTAGTCGAACAAGGAATGCCTCAACTAACCAAATTTCTTGAGCACAAACCTGGGTTTGAAAATGAACTGAAAGCGCTGAGCAAAATTCGTCCAAAAACGAAATTTCTGATTGAAACGCTTCTGCAGCCAATCGAGCCGATGGGACTGATCACACATACGGACTTTTGGTGCAACAATTTGCTGTTCCGCAGTGAACCGGACGAAGAACGTACCGACAGTTGCACTATTCTAGACTGGCAAATGGTTACATATAGCCGTCCAACGAACGATCTTGCCTTGCTGCTGATTTCGTCCATTCCGTCCAACACTCGACGTCAGCACACGTCCCGACTCCTTGACCTCTACTATGGGGCTCTCAAGTCCTACTGCCTTAAAATGGACGTCGATATTGAGGCGGATCTCGGATACAGCCGTAACAAGATGGAGTGCGAGTATCGGCAATCATTACTACTAGCGTTACTATTATGCATTGGATCGGTAGATATCGCAATAGGTAACGCGGCAGCGGAGCAGCGGCTGCTGGATGTTTTGCGAGACTTTTACGAAGAAGGCATTCTGAGTCTCGAAGGCTATGTTTAA